One window of Ralstonia pickettii DTP0602 genomic DNA carries:
- a CDS encoding phenylacetate-CoA oxygenase subunit PaaJ (K02612: paaD; ring-1,2-phenylacetyl-CoA epoxidase subunit PaaD), whose translation MKVATLPRRSDGAADGPTDDRLARAWAALEAVPDPEIPVVSIRELGILRDITAASDGTLEVVITPTYSGCPAMSQIAEDIGQALDDAGLAPWRIRTVLAPAWTTDWITPAARERLREFGIAPPGQCGTAAAAQELRFVPRAARAGAPDTVVCPRCGSVHTQEISRFASTACKALYRCLDCREPFDYFKPY comes from the coding sequence ATGAAAGTCGCCACCCTCCCCCGCCGCAGCGATGGCGCCGCCGACGGCCCCACCGACGACCGCCTTGCGCGCGCGTGGGCGGCGCTCGAGGCCGTGCCTGACCCGGAGATCCCGGTGGTGTCGATCCGCGAGCTGGGCATCCTGCGCGATATCACCGCCGCATCGGACGGCACCCTGGAAGTGGTCATCACCCCGACCTACTCCGGCTGCCCGGCAATGTCGCAGATCGCCGAGGACATCGGCCAGGCGCTCGACGATGCCGGCCTGGCGCCCTGGCGCATCCGCACCGTGCTGGCGCCGGCCTGGACCACCGACTGGATCACCCCGGCCGCGCGCGAGCGCCTGCGGGAATTCGGCATCGCGCCGCCGGGCCAGTGCGGCACGGCCGCCGCCGCGCAGGAGCTGCGCTTCGTGCCGCGCGCCGCCCGCGCCGGCGCGCCCGACACCGTGGTCTGCCCGCGCTGCGGCAGCGTGCATACGCAGGAGATCTCGCGCTTCGCCTCGACCGCATGCAAGGCGCTGTACCGCTGCCTGGACTGCCGCGAGCCGTTCGACTATTTCAAACCCTACTGA
- a CDS encoding membrane protein — translation MALNVVWLGFFLISFLAACIRLASGDLAVFPAMLASLFDSARTAFEIALGLAGVMSLWLGIMRIGERAGVVDAFARLVNPLLRHFFPGVPQGHPAQGAMMMNVSANLLGLDNAATPLGLNAMRELQTLNRRPDVATDAQIMFIVLNTAGLTLIPTSVIAIRQAIAVKQGLVGFNAADIFLPTLLATGGSCLAGLLAVAWVQRLNLLQPAVLAAFGLVAALLGGMFAWLHHAPPEQVGSVTALAGAGFILSLITLFLVCGALRRVNVYEAFIDGAKEGFGVAVQIIPYLVAILVAIGLFRATGCMDVLMGWLTLGFAYLGVNTDFVPALPVGLMKILSGAGARGLMVDVMTTYGVDSFQGRLAAIIQGSTETTFYVLAVYFGSVNVRNTRHALGCALVADAAGIFCAVCAAYLFR, via the coding sequence ATGGCCCTGAACGTAGTCTGGCTCGGTTTTTTCCTGATTTCCTTCCTCGCCGCCTGCATCCGCCTGGCCAGCGGCGACCTTGCCGTCTTCCCGGCGATGCTGGCCAGCCTGTTCGACAGCGCGCGCACGGCCTTCGAGATCGCGCTTGGCCTGGCCGGGGTGATGAGCTTGTGGCTGGGCATCATGCGCATCGGCGAGCGCGCCGGCGTGGTCGATGCCTTTGCGCGGCTGGTGAACCCGCTGCTGCGCCATTTCTTTCCCGGCGTGCCACAGGGCCACCCGGCGCAGGGCGCGATGATGATGAACGTGTCGGCCAACCTGCTCGGCCTGGACAACGCCGCCACGCCGCTCGGCCTGAACGCCATGCGCGAGTTGCAGACGCTGAACCGGCGCCCGGACGTCGCCACCGACGCCCAGATCATGTTCATTGTGCTGAATACGGCCGGGCTCACGCTGATCCCGACCTCGGTGATTGCGATCCGTCAGGCGATTGCGGTCAAGCAGGGCCTGGTCGGCTTCAATGCCGCCGATATCTTCCTGCCGACGCTGCTGGCGACGGGCGGCTCATGCCTGGCGGGGCTGTTGGCGGTGGCCTGGGTACAGCGGCTCAACCTGTTGCAGCCGGCCGTGCTCGCGGCGTTCGGGCTGGTCGCGGCGCTGCTGGGCGGCATGTTCGCCTGGCTGCACCACGCGCCGCCGGAGCAGGTCGGCAGCGTGACCGCACTGGCAGGCGCCGGCTTTATCCTGTCGCTGATCACCCTGTTCCTGGTCTGTGGCGCGCTGCGGCGGGTCAATGTCTACGAAGCCTTTATCGATGGCGCCAAGGAAGGTTTCGGCGTCGCCGTGCAGATCATTCCTTATCTGGTGGCGATCCTGGTCGCGATCGGATTGTTCCGGGCGACAGGCTGCATGGACGTGCTGATGGGCTGGCTCACGCTGGGCTTTGCCTACCTAGGGGTCAATACCGATTTCGTGCCAGCCCTGCCGGTTGGACTGATGAAAATCCTGTCGGGCGCGGGCGCCCGAGGGCTGATGGTCGACGTGATGACGACCTACGGCGTGGACTCGTTCCAGGGCCGGCTGGCAGCGATCATCCAAGGATCGACCGAAACCACCTTCTATGTGCTGGCGGTTTATTTCGGCAGCGTCAATGTGCGCAACACCCGCCATGCGCTCGGTTGTGCGCTGGTGGCGGATGCAGCCGGCATCTTTTGTGCTGTTTGCGCCGCTTATCTGTTCCGGTAG
- a CDS encoding phenylacetic acid degradation protein (K02611: paaC; ring-1,2-phenylacetyl-CoA epoxidase subunit PaaC [EC:1.14.13.149]), which translates to MITAPPPPTAPATLDHLPPARTAALRYLLRLADNALVLGQRNAEWCGHGPVLEEDIALANISLDLIGQARLLYGRAGELEGELTGLPRHEDDYAYWRTEREFRNWTLLELPHRGPLAGNAAAERDYAVTIMRNFLYSALMVELWQALLASRDEQVAAIAAKSVKEARYHLHHAAGWVVRLGDGTEASHARMQSALEHLLPYMNECFAEDAVETEAAEQGIGIVTATLRPAWDATVAETLQAATLTLPPATSFVSTGKHGVHSEHMSYLLGEMQGLARAHPGAQW; encoded by the coding sequence ATGATCACTGCGCCCCCACCACCCACTGCGCCCGCCACGCTGGACCACCTGCCGCCGGCGCGCACCGCCGCGCTGCGCTACTTGCTGCGCCTGGCCGACAACGCCCTGGTCCTGGGCCAGCGCAACGCCGAATGGTGCGGCCACGGCCCGGTGCTGGAAGAGGACATCGCTCTGGCCAATATCAGCCTGGACCTGATCGGCCAGGCACGTCTGCTGTACGGCCGCGCCGGTGAGCTGGAAGGCGAGCTGACCGGCCTGCCCCGCCATGAGGACGACTACGCCTACTGGCGCACCGAGCGCGAGTTCCGCAACTGGACGCTACTGGAGCTGCCGCACCGCGGCCCGCTCGCCGGAAACGCGGCCGCCGAGCGCGACTACGCCGTCACCATCATGCGCAACTTCCTGTACAGCGCGCTGATGGTCGAGCTGTGGCAGGCGCTGCTGGCGAGCCGCGACGAGCAGGTCGCCGCCATCGCCGCCAAGTCGGTCAAGGAAGCGCGCTACCACCTGCACCACGCCGCCGGCTGGGTGGTGCGCCTGGGCGACGGGACCGAGGCATCGCACGCACGCATGCAGAGCGCGCTGGAGCACCTGCTGCCCTATATGAACGAGTGCTTTGCCGAGGACGCGGTGGAAACCGAAGCCGCCGAACAGGGCATTGGCATCGTCACCGCCACGCTGCGCCCCGCCTGGGACGCCACCGTCGCCGAGACGCTGCAAGCCGCCACGCTGACGTTGCCGCCGGCCACGAGCTTTGTCTCGACTGGCAAGCACGGCGTGCATTCCGAGCATATGAGCTACCTGCTGGGCGAGATGCAGGGGCTGGCACGTGCCCATCCGGGTGCGCAATGGTAA
- a CDS encoding phenylacetate-CoA oxygenase subunit PaaB (K02610: paaB; ring-1,2-phenylacetyl-CoA epoxidase subunit PaaB), with protein sequence MNRKEWPLWEVFVRSKQGLEHKHCGSLHAADAQQALHMARDVYTRRQEGVSIWVVPSAAITASVPEEKPELFDPMADKIYRHPTFYQLPDEVNHM encoded by the coding sequence ATGAACCGCAAGGAATGGCCGCTGTGGGAAGTGTTCGTGCGCAGCAAGCAAGGCCTGGAACACAAGCATTGCGGCAGCCTGCACGCCGCCGACGCGCAGCAGGCGCTGCACATGGCGCGCGACGTCTATACGCGGCGCCAGGAAGGCGTGTCGATCTGGGTGGTGCCGTCCGCGGCCATCACCGCGAGCGTGCCCGAGGAAAAGCCGGAGCTGTTCGACCCGATGGCCGACAAGATCTACCGGCACCCCACGTTCTACCAGCTGCCCGACGAAGTCAATCACATGTAA
- a CDS encoding phenylacetic acid degradation protein (K02613: paaE; ring-1,2-phenylacetyl-CoA epoxidase subunit PaaE) has product MTPQFHPLRVAQVRPETADTISIAFEVPEALRDAYRFTQGQFLTLRAPVDGKDLRRSYSICSAVQDYDEHGELRVAVKLVEDGLFSSHLHDSIAPGQVIDVMTPDGRFHVPLDPAAARHYVAFAAGSGITPVLSLIRTTLQAEPLSRFTLVYGNRNVDSIIFSEALEDLKNQYLARFTLYHVLSRQPQEVDLLHGRLDHDRVTAFLQTLIPVDDIDAAFVCGPASMIDEAEAALRDAGLDPHRIHAERFGVPLAQARRKPAPAHTDHAGTAELVVVLDGKQHSLRLPLEDANVLDTALAAGLDLPFACKSGVCCTCRAKVLEGQVEMEKNYTLEPWEMEKGFVLTCQARALTPRVVVSYDER; this is encoded by the coding sequence ATGACCCCACAGTTCCACCCGCTGCGCGTAGCGCAGGTGCGCCCCGAGACCGCCGACACCATCTCGATCGCATTCGAGGTGCCGGAGGCGCTGCGCGACGCCTACCGCTTCACGCAGGGCCAGTTCCTGACGCTCAGGGCGCCGGTCGATGGCAAGGACCTGCGCCGCTCGTACTCGATCTGCTCGGCGGTGCAGGACTATGACGAGCACGGCGAGCTGCGCGTGGCCGTGAAGCTGGTCGAGGACGGGCTCTTTTCCTCGCACCTGCATGACTCCATCGCACCCGGCCAGGTGATCGACGTGATGACACCCGACGGCCGCTTCCATGTGCCGCTCGATCCCGCCGCCGCGCGCCACTACGTGGCCTTTGCCGCTGGCAGTGGCATCACGCCGGTGCTGTCGCTGATCCGCACCACGCTGCAGGCCGAGCCGCTCAGCCGTTTCACGCTGGTCTACGGCAACCGCAACGTCGACAGCATCATCTTCTCCGAGGCGCTGGAGGACCTGAAGAACCAGTACCTGGCGCGCTTCACGCTCTACCACGTGCTGTCACGCCAGCCGCAGGAGGTCGACCTGTTGCACGGGCGGCTCGACCATGACCGCGTAACCGCCTTCCTGCAGACGCTGATCCCGGTGGACGATATCGACGCGGCCTTTGTCTGCGGGCCAGCCTCGATGATCGACGAGGCGGAGGCGGCGCTGCGCGATGCGGGTCTCGATCCGCACCGCATCCATGCCGAGCGCTTCGGCGTGCCGCTCGCGCAGGCCAGGCGCAAGCCCGCCCCCGCCCACACCGATCATGCCGGCACGGCCGAGCTGGTGGTGGTGCTCGACGGCAAGCAGCACAGCTTGCGCCTGCCGCTGGAAGACGCCAACGTGCTCGACACCGCGCTGGCCGCCGGCCTGGACCTGCCTTTTGCCTGCAAGAGCGGCGTCTGTTGCACCTGCCGCGCCAAGGTGCTGGAGGGCCAGGTGGAGATGGAAAAGAACTACACGCTCGAGCCGTGGGAGATGGAAAAGGGCTTCGTGCTCACCTGCCAGGCGCGCGCGCTGACGCCCCGGGTGGTGGTCAGCTACGACGAACGCTGA
- a CDS encoding universal stress protein UspA, which translates to MASAAYSKIVVAVDGSSTSELALGEAIRVAAPGGATVLAIYVVDNFMPMFDAGYYDPSQLQKAFEESGQRALQAAAQRLAAAGVAHETRLVSEAPVPGDIGASINEAARQWGADLLVIGTHGRRGVRRLMLGSVAEAVIRQSTMPVLLVRGEAKAD; encoded by the coding sequence ATGGCAAGCGCGGCATACAGCAAGATCGTGGTAGCGGTGGACGGCAGCAGCACGTCGGAGCTGGCGCTGGGCGAGGCCATCCGCGTGGCGGCCCCGGGCGGCGCCACCGTGCTGGCGATCTATGTCGTCGACAACTTCATGCCCATGTTCGATGCCGGCTACTACGACCCGAGCCAACTGCAGAAGGCGTTCGAGGAAAGCGGCCAGCGTGCGCTGCAAGCGGCGGCGCAGCGGCTTGCAGCGGCCGGTGTGGCGCATGAAACCCGGCTGGTCAGCGAAGCACCGGTGCCCGGCGATATCGGTGCCTCGATCAACGAGGCTGCGCGCCAGTGGGGTGCCGACCTGCTGGTGATCGGCACGCACGGCCGGCGCGGGGTGCGCCGGCTGATGTTGGGCAGCGTGGCCGAGGCAGTGATCCGCCAGTCCACCATGCCGGTGCTGCTGGTGCGCGGCGAAGCCAAGGCAGACTGA
- a CDS encoding AMP-binding protein (K00666: K00666; fatty-acyl-CoA synthase [EC:6.2.1.-]): MTQPVKPGLSLVAGNPDIPLSDETIPALLARAVAANPGGPAVVFREHGVRWSWVEFADQVDRLASGLLQRGIQPGDRVGIWAPNRPEWLVTQFATARIGAILVNINPAYRQAELEYALNKAGVRMLITAARFKTSDYLGTLLALAPELAQAEPGALRAARLPKLQWLARMGAEATPGMLNYEALLAEPDAVRLDAITATLSPHDAINIQFTSGTTGNPKGATLTHHNVVNNGRFVAIAMRFGSRDVLCIPVPLYHCFGMVLSVLACVSVGACMVFPGEAFDPLATMEAVSAERCTALHGVPTMFIAQLDHPEFSRFDFSALRTGIMAGAPCPIEVMKRVVADMHMAEVTIAYGMTETSPVSFQSATDDPLDKRVSTVGRVQPHLECKVVDALGQIVPTGTTGELCTRGYSVMQGYWEDEARTQEAIRDGWMHTGDLATIDDEGYCNIVGRVKDMLIRGGENIYPREIEEFLFRHPKVQAVQVFGVPDQKYGEEVCAWIVLKPGQIATEEEIRAFCRDQIAHYKIPRYIRFVSEMPMTVTGKVQKFVMRDTMIHDLGLEANAKPDATA, translated from the coding sequence ATGACCCAACCCGTGAAGCCCGGCCTGTCGCTGGTTGCCGGCAATCCCGACATTCCCCTTTCCGACGAGACGATCCCTGCACTGCTGGCCCGGGCCGTCGCGGCAAACCCCGGCGGCCCGGCCGTGGTGTTCCGCGAGCATGGCGTGCGCTGGAGCTGGGTCGAGTTTGCCGACCAGGTCGACCGCCTGGCCAGCGGCCTGCTCCAGCGCGGCATCCAGCCCGGCGACCGCGTCGGTATCTGGGCGCCGAACCGGCCCGAGTGGCTGGTGACCCAGTTCGCCACCGCCCGCATAGGCGCAATCCTGGTCAATATCAACCCGGCCTACCGCCAGGCCGAACTGGAATATGCACTGAACAAGGCCGGCGTGCGCATGCTGATCACCGCCGCGCGCTTCAAGACCAGCGACTACCTGGGTACGCTGCTGGCGCTGGCGCCGGAGTTGGCCCAGGCGGAACCCGGCGCGCTACGCGCCGCGCGCCTGCCTAAGCTGCAATGGCTCGCGCGCATGGGTGCGGAGGCCACGCCAGGCATGCTGAACTACGAGGCGCTGCTGGCCGAGCCGGATGCGGTCCGGCTGGACGCCATTACCGCCACCCTCAGCCCGCACGACGCCATCAATATCCAGTTCACGAGCGGCACCACCGGCAACCCCAAGGGCGCCACGCTGACCCACCACAATGTAGTTAACAACGGCCGCTTCGTGGCGATTGCAATGCGCTTCGGGTCCAGGGACGTTTTGTGCATCCCAGTGCCGCTCTATCACTGCTTCGGCATGGTGCTGTCGGTGCTGGCCTGCGTTTCGGTCGGGGCCTGCATGGTCTTTCCTGGCGAGGCTTTCGATCCGCTGGCGACCATGGAGGCCGTCAGTGCGGAACGTTGCACCGCCCTGCACGGCGTGCCAACCATGTTCATCGCCCAGCTCGACCACCCAGAGTTCAGTCGTTTCGACTTCTCCGCGTTGCGCACCGGCATCATGGCCGGCGCCCCCTGCCCGATCGAGGTCATGAAGCGGGTAGTCGCCGATATGCACATGGCCGAGGTCACCATCGCCTACGGCATGACCGAGACCAGCCCGGTCTCGTTCCAGAGCGCCACCGACGACCCGCTCGACAAGCGCGTCTCCACCGTCGGCCGCGTGCAGCCGCACCTGGAGTGCAAGGTGGTCGACGCGCTCGGCCAGATCGTGCCGACTGGCACCACCGGCGAGCTGTGCACTCGCGGCTATTCCGTGATGCAGGGCTACTGGGAAGACGAGGCGCGCACGCAGGAGGCGATCCGCGACGGCTGGATGCACACCGGCGACCTGGCCACTATCGACGACGAGGGTTACTGCAATATCGTCGGCCGGGTGAAGGACATGCTGATCCGCGGCGGCGAGAACATCTATCCGCGCGAGATCGAGGAGTTCCTGTTCCGCCATCCCAAGGTCCAGGCGGTCCAGGTGTTCGGCGTGCCTGACCAGAAGTACGGCGAGGAAGTCTGCGCCTGGATCGTGCTCAAACCCGGCCAGATCGCCACCGAGGAAGAGATCCGCGCCTTCTGCCGCGACCAGATCGCCCACTATAAGATCCCGCGCTATATCCGCTTTGTCTCGGAAATGCCGATGACTGTCACAGGAAAGGTGCAGAAGTTTGTCATGCGCGACACCATGATTCATGATCTGGGGCTTGAGGCAAACGCGAAGCCCGACGCAACCGCGTAG
- a CDS encoding TetR family transcriptional regulator, whose amino-acid sequence MARTKAPDFEAQREQILDLAAAAFANSSYPSTSMADLAAACGTSKARLYHYYESKEAILFDLLDRYTRRLMLLVTEVEADAERHARSDKEAFANLIRAFLAEYETSQTRHVALINDVKFLADTQRDLILGRERDVVAAFSRLLRRAYPERVTRDNQTALTMTVFGMINWTFTWLKPGGRLSYAEFAEMVVDLLEGGLPGRAAAGR is encoded by the coding sequence ATGGCCCGTACCAAGGCACCCGATTTCGAGGCGCAGCGCGAACAGATCCTGGACCTGGCCGCCGCCGCCTTCGCCAACAGCAGCTACCCCAGCACCTCGATGGCCGACCTGGCCGCCGCCTGCGGCACCTCCAAGGCGCGGCTGTATCACTATTACGAGAGCAAGGAAGCGATCCTGTTCGACCTGCTGGACCGCTACACGCGCCGGCTGATGCTGCTGGTCACCGAAGTGGAAGCCGACGCCGAACGCCACGCCCGCAGCGACAAGGAAGCCTTCGCCAACCTGATCCGCGCCTTCCTGGCGGAGTATGAGACTTCGCAGACCCGCCACGTCGCGCTGATCAACGACGTCAAGTTCCTGGCCGACACCCAGCGCGACCTCATCCTCGGGCGCGAGCGCGACGTGGTGGCCGCCTTCTCGCGCCTGCTGCGCCGGGCCTATCCGGAACGAGTCACGCGCGATAACCAGACCGCGCTGACCATGACCGTGTTCGGCATGATCAACTGGACCTTCACCTGGCTCAAGCCGGGCGGACGGCTGTCGTACGCGGAGTTTGCCGAGATGGTGGTCGACCTGCTCGAAGGCGGTCTGCCCGGGCGGGCCGCGGCGGGGCGCTGA
- a CDS encoding DNA repair protein, with product MQYIHVVNGDVAGTTLRQALAQAARPDPVVVLRDDLAVGPLADIDSTGLIRSGFWQRVAPHTDIDFAAEMRQALDQLQALRQDDMEVAIWHGQSAADQLMLRRVVFHLYQAPQRINEVAMDLRELEMPAQGNLAAIGMYSPARLARRFSTIAPVSVLRLGRLGYEWQQNVKENADVRLWKGNTLVPAAYHTIDEIIMERAPLDWTPAAQVVGSVMGAIEGLLASDWFVFWRCRELIAMGQLVLRGSADSLETCELRRHSGTGGE from the coding sequence ATGCAATATATCCACGTCGTCAACGGTGATGTAGCAGGCACGACCTTGCGCCAGGCCCTGGCCCAGGCAGCGCGGCCCGACCCGGTCGTAGTGCTGCGCGACGACCTCGCGGTGGGCCCGCTGGCCGACATCGACAGCACCGGGCTGATCCGCTCCGGCTTCTGGCAGCGGGTGGCCCCGCACACGGACATCGACTTCGCCGCCGAGATGCGGCAGGCGCTGGACCAGCTCCAGGCGCTGCGCCAGGACGACATGGAAGTGGCGATCTGGCACGGCCAGAGCGCGGCCGACCAGCTGATGCTGCGCCGGGTGGTGTTCCACCTGTACCAGGCGCCGCAACGGATCAATGAAGTCGCGATGGACCTGCGCGAGCTCGAAATGCCCGCGCAAGGCAACCTCGCGGCCATCGGCATGTACTCGCCCGCGCGGCTGGCGCGGCGCTTTTCCACCATCGCGCCGGTCTCGGTGCTGCGGCTGGGGCGGCTGGGCTACGAGTGGCAGCAGAACGTCAAGGAAAACGCCGACGTGCGCCTGTGGAAAGGCAACACGCTGGTGCCGGCGGCGTACCACACCATCGACGAGATCATCATGGAGCGCGCCCCGCTCGATTGGACCCCGGCGGCGCAGGTGGTGGGCAGCGTGATGGGCGCGATCGAAGGCCTGCTGGCCAGCGACTGGTTTGTGTTCTGGCGCTGCCGCGAGCTGATCGCCATGGGCCAGTTGGTGCTGCGCGGCAGCGCCGACTCGCTCGAGACCTGCGAACTGCGCCGCCACTCAGGTACCGGCGGCGAATAA
- the paaA gene encoding phenylacetate-CoA oxygenase subunit PaaA (with PaaBCDE catalyzes the hydroxylation of phenylacetyl-CoA~K02609: paaA; ring-1,2-phenylacetyl-CoA epoxidase subunit PaaA [EC:1.14.13.149]): MYTQSLDLPGQHAEPGQAHAPQDDAARQAAFDACMAADGKIEPQDWMPAAYRKTLVRQISQHAHSEIVGMLPEGNWISRAPSLKRKAILLAKVQDEGGHGLYLYSAAETLDASRDDLVDALHSGKAKYSSIFNYPTLTWADVGVIGWLVDGAAIMNQIPLCRCSYGPYARAMIRICKEESFHQRQGFDALLAMMRGTDAQREMVQDAVNRWWFPVLMMFGPPDAASTNSTQTMAWGIKRISNDDLRQKFVDATVEQARVLGVTLPDPGLQWNAERGHYDYSPLDWDELWRVINGDGPCNKERLATRVKAHEDGAWVREAALAHAAKVAERAARESRAAA, from the coding sequence ATGTACACCCAGAGTCTGGACCTGCCCGGCCAGCACGCCGAACCAGGCCAAGCCCACGCGCCCCAGGACGACGCTGCCCGCCAGGCCGCGTTCGATGCATGCATGGCCGCCGACGGCAAGATCGAGCCGCAGGACTGGATGCCCGCCGCCTACCGCAAGACGCTGGTGCGCCAGATCTCGCAGCACGCGCATTCCGAGATCGTCGGCATGCTGCCCGAGGGCAACTGGATCAGCCGGGCCCCGTCGCTCAAGCGCAAGGCGATCCTGCTGGCCAAGGTGCAGGACGAAGGCGGCCACGGCCTCTACCTGTATTCCGCCGCCGAAACGCTGGATGCCTCGCGCGACGACCTGGTCGACGCGCTGCACAGCGGCAAGGCCAAGTACTCGTCGATCTTCAATTACCCGACGCTGACCTGGGCCGATGTCGGCGTGATCGGCTGGCTGGTCGACGGCGCGGCCATCATGAACCAGATCCCGCTGTGCCGCTGCTCGTACGGCCCGTATGCGCGCGCGATGATCCGCATCTGCAAGGAAGAGTCGTTCCACCAGCGCCAGGGCTTCGACGCGCTGCTGGCGATGATGCGCGGCACCGACGCCCAGCGCGAGATGGTGCAGGACGCGGTCAACCGCTGGTGGTTCCCGGTGCTGATGATGTTCGGCCCGCCCGACGCAGCCTCAACCAACAGCACCCAGACCATGGCCTGGGGCATCAAGCGCATCTCCAACGACGACCTGCGCCAGAAGTTTGTCGACGCCACGGTCGAACAGGCGCGCGTGCTCGGCGTGACCCTGCCCGACCCCGGCCTGCAATGGAATGCCGAGCGCGGCCACTATGACTACAGCCCGCTGGACTGGGACGAGTTGTGGCGCGTGATCAACGGCGACGGCCCCTGCAACAAGGAGCGCCTGGCCACCCGCGTCAAGGCGCACGAGGACGGCGCCTGGGTGCGCGAGGCCGCGCTGGCGCACGCCGCCAAGGTGGCCGAACGCGCAGCGCGCGAAAGCCGCGCCGCCGCCTGA